The nucleotide window ATCCCCAGCATGCTGCTATTGTCTTCCCAATCCTCCCCCTTGCTGTCCTGCCCCACCCCACCCCCCAGAATAGAATGACACCTACTCAGACAATGCGATGcaatttcctcattttattaGGAAAGGACAGTGGGAGTGGCACCTTCCAGGGTCAAGGAAggcacgggggaggggcaaacaacagatggctggcaactagaaggcacagtcgaggctgatcagcgggtttaaactcaatggtgatggtgatgatgaccggtacgcgtagaatcgagaccgaggagagggttagggataggcttaccttcgaaccgcgggccctctagactcgagcggccgccactgtgctggatatctgcagaattgtcttgacccttcatCTCCCCACAGTTGGTCACGACAACTGGCCTTTTGACATACCCACTATTGGCACCTTCCTTTTCCATATACCTAACAACGTTCATTCCCTCGATGACCTTTCCAAAAACAACATGCTTTCCATCTAACCATGGGCATGGAACCAAGGTGATAAAAAACTGAGACGAATTTGTGTTCGGGCCTGCATTAGCCATGGAGAGTAAACCTGGTTGGTCatgcttcatt belongs to Plasmodium vivax scf_7063 genomic scaffold, whole genome shotgun sequence and includes:
- a CDS encoding cyclophilin, putative (encoded by transcript PVX_220290A); its protein translation is MSRSKVFFDISIDNKSAGRIVFELFSDITPRTCENFRSLCAGDKVGSKGKNLHYKNSIFHRIIPQFMCQGGDITHGNGSGGESIYGRSFTDENFKMKHDQPGLLSMANAGPNTNSSQFFITLVPCPWLDGKHVVFGKVIEGMNVVRYMEKEGANSGYVKRPVVVTNCGEMKGQDNSADIQHSGGRSSLEGPRFEGKPIPNPLLGLDSTRTGHHHHHH